From the genome of Virgibacillus siamensis, one region includes:
- a CDS encoding class I SAM-dependent methyltransferase, with protein sequence METKIVIGAGEYNNNPGWTHTNEDELDLLNEHTWKNRFEVNSISAILAEHVWEHLTYQQGLEAAKRCYTYLKTGGYIRCAVPDGYFPDEAYQQIVQVGGPGPADHPAAGHKIVYNYQTLTMLFEKAGFAVHLLEYCDKDGRFRQADWKIEDGAIFRSKKLDPRNQGVLKVPSLILDAVKR encoded by the coding sequence ATGGAAACAAAAATCGTTATCGGTGCCGGGGAATATAACAACAATCCCGGCTGGACCCATACAAATGAAGATGAACTGGATTTGCTTAACGAACATACCTGGAAAAACCGATTTGAGGTAAATTCCATTTCAGCGATCTTGGCAGAACATGTGTGGGAACATCTGACATATCAGCAGGGATTAGAAGCGGCAAAACGCTGTTATACCTATTTGAAAACAGGCGGTTATATCCGCTGTGCAGTACCGGACGGTTATTTTCCGGATGAAGCCTATCAGCAGATTGTCCAGGTGGGCGGACCTGGACCCGCCGATCACCCTGCAGCCGGCCATAAAATAGTTTATAACTATCAAACTTTAACGATGTTGTTTGAGAAAGCAGGGTTCGCGGTACACTTACTGGAATACTGTGATAAAGATGGCAGGTTTCGTCAGGCGGATTGGAAGATAGAAGATGGTGCCATATTTCGTTCCAAAAAGCTGGACCCTCGAAATCAGGGAGTTCTTAAGGTTCCATCCTTGATTTTGGATGCCGTTAAACGGTAA
- a CDS encoding AAA family ATPase, whose protein sequence is MKFVLLFGPQAVGKMTVGQELAKMTGLKLLHNHMTIELLEPFFGFTPEMWRLSTMFRMEIIKSVAKNDGEGMIFTFVWAFNRQEDWDSVKKMCNIFSDAGAEICLVELEADVEERLKRNNSSNRLQHKPTKRNVAFSEKELLRSMKTERLHSLEGEITCGNYVRLNNTNLSAAETARIIKTEFGL, encoded by the coding sequence ATGAAGTTTGTGCTGCTGTTTGGTCCGCAGGCAGTCGGTAAAATGACAGTCGGACAGGAATTGGCAAAAATGACAGGCCTAAAGCTCCTGCATAATCACATGACGATTGAACTGCTTGAGCCATTTTTCGGTTTTACCCCCGAGATGTGGCGGTTGTCAACGATGTTTCGCATGGAAATTATTAAATCTGTTGCTAAAAATGACGGGGAAGGTATGATATTCACTTTCGTCTGGGCGTTTAACCGGCAGGAGGACTGGGACAGCGTAAAAAAAATGTGTAATATTTTCTCTGATGCAGGGGCTGAAATCTGTCTTGTTGAGCTGGAGGCTGATGTCGAAGAACGGTTGAAACGAAACAATTCATCGAACAGGCTGCAGCACAAACCGACCAAGCGGAATGTGGCATTTTCCGAGAAAGAACTGCTGCGCTCGATGAAAACAGAGCGGCTTCATTCACTGGAAGGTGAAATCACTTGTGGAAATTATGTCCGGCTCAACAATACCAATCTCAGTGCTGCCGAAACAGCACGTATAATCAAAACGGAATTCGGATTATAG
- a CDS encoding alpha/beta fold hydrolase has protein sequence MQQVHKWGNRENPALVLLHGMGGTGLSFGELAHYLSDYYVVSLDLSAGEYSGDEAYMPSNMAETIHRLINQLDLQGITLVGHSWGAHLALYYAAAHPEKITRVISLDGGYIEERGSLDEELQNLVEFHNSIRFPSWEAFWESERSELPRWSEELEAASRSQVKEIDGEIRLALPIPVAQAIVKGIFNEPTSEILDRVSSPVLLLRSDLPEELEELRTRSIHHFRKHVPDAAVHVIPGTTHDIYRDAPEKVAEQIKLWIPNE, from the coding sequence ATGCAGCAAGTACATAAATGGGGAAACAGAGAAAATCCTGCACTTGTTTTACTGCATGGAATGGGTGGCACTGGTCTTAGTTTTGGCGAGCTGGCCCACTATCTATCGGATTATTATGTGGTTTCACTTGATTTAAGTGCCGGGGAGTATTCCGGGGATGAAGCATACATGCCATCAAACATGGCTGAAACAATTCATCGTCTGATCAATCAACTCGACCTGCAGGGAATCACGCTTGTCGGTCATTCATGGGGAGCACATCTTGCTCTTTATTATGCCGCAGCACACCCGGAGAAAATCACACGTGTTATATCGCTTGATGGCGGATATATAGAGGAACGAGGGTCATTGGACGAGGAATTGCAAAATCTGGTCGAGTTCCATAATAGTATCCGATTTCCATCATGGGAGGCTTTTTGGGAGTCAGAAAGAAGTGAGCTGCCAAGATGGTCCGAAGAGCTGGAAGCAGCATCGCGTTCACAAGTAAAGGAAATAGATGGTGAAATCCGCTTGGCATTGCCGATACCGGTGGCCCAGGCAATTGTAAAAGGTATCTTCAACGAGCCAACCAGTGAAATTCTGGATCGGGTTTCATCCCCGGTTTTATTGCTCCGGAGCGATTTGCCGGAAGAATTGGAAGAGTTACGCACACGCAGCATTCATCATTTTCGGAAGCATGTTCCGGATGCTGCCGTACATGTTATCCCGGGTACTACCCATGATATTTACCGGGATGCACCCGAAAAAGTTGCCGAACAGATCAAATTGTGGATACCAAACGAATAA
- a CDS encoding ABC transporter ATP-binding protein, with amino-acid sequence MEPVLSLKNVYKKIGRMQIINNVSFDVYPGEIFGFLGPNGAGKTTTIRMIVGLTNVTKGDITISGQSIVHDFKKAIGHVGTIVENPEMYKYLSAEKNLIHFGRMSRNVIKEDIRKRLELVRLSHVKKQKVRKFSLGMKQRLGIAQAMLHSPDVLILDEPTNGLDPAGVREMRDYLRRVAKEENVAILISSHLLSEIELICDRFAIIQEGEIAKIENVKEETEQTGHVSTFTLEVNERDRARELVSDKFPSINVQFVENQLHLQATKDQMGEVITYLVENEIIVYQSILEKQSLEDRFFEVTNGGVS; translated from the coding sequence GTGGAACCGGTATTATCATTAAAAAATGTCTACAAAAAAATAGGCAGAATGCAAATAATAAACAATGTTTCATTTGATGTTTATCCAGGTGAAATATTTGGGTTTCTTGGTCCGAATGGTGCGGGGAAAACAACAACCATTCGCATGATTGTCGGGCTGACGAATGTCACAAAAGGTGATATTACAATCAGCGGTCAAAGTATTGTACACGATTTTAAAAAAGCAATCGGCCATGTCGGCACCATTGTGGAAAATCCGGAAATGTACAAATACCTTAGCGCTGAAAAAAATCTGATTCACTTTGGACGGATGAGCAGGAATGTAATTAAGGAAGATATCCGGAAGCGTCTGGAGCTTGTTCGCCTGTCCCATGTAAAAAAACAGAAGGTACGCAAATTTTCACTCGGTATGAAACAGCGGCTTGGTATTGCCCAGGCGATGCTGCACAGTCCGGATGTGCTGATTCTGGATGAGCCGACGAACGGACTTGATCCGGCGGGGGTCCGTGAAATGCGGGATTATCTGCGTCGGGTTGCGAAAGAAGAAAATGTCGCTATTTTAATTTCCAGCCACCTGCTGTCTGAAATCGAACTAATCTGTGACCGCTTTGCCATTATTCAGGAAGGCGAAATTGCTAAGATCGAAAATGTAAAAGAGGAAACGGAACAAACGGGCCATGTCAGCACCTTCACACTGGAAGTCAATGAGCGTGACCGGGCAAGGGAACTTGTCTCTGATAAATTCCCGTCCATCAACGTGCAGTTTGTTGAAAATCAACTTCATCTTCAGGCAACAAAAGACCAGATGGGGGAAGTCATCACGTATTTAGTCGAAAATGAAATTATTGTCTATCAGTCTATCTTGGAAAAACAATCACTTGAAGATCGCTTTTTTGAAGTGACAAATGGGGGTGTCTCATGA
- a CDS encoding PH domain-containing protein: MLKKFASDALGLSDIGKIIDPQDYDKTDADDYVRHEDNEEIYFLIKTKMDEYCFTNLAIIHVDGEKATSSKRTLRRFPYSQFAISDVLLETAGTIDRDIEIKFTLGNVPMSIDVQKDQIDRLKDLYKALLYIAEKTYENNIILNKAEQSLDKAATILHNSRISEANTADQYKALTEFSFEWFKNAREQYHEKDFGRIFEKYINN; this comes from the coding sequence ATGTTAAAAAAGTTTGCTTCAGATGCATTGGGGTTATCCGATATCGGTAAAATTATTGACCCGCAGGACTATGATAAAACAGATGCGGATGATTATGTAAGACATGAAGATAATGAGGAAATCTATTTTCTTATTAAGACAAAAATGGACGAGTATTGTTTTACCAACCTGGCAATCATTCATGTGGACGGCGAGAAGGCGACTTCTTCCAAACGTACATTGCGCCGTTTCCCATATTCCCAGTTCGCGATTTCCGATGTTTTGCTGGAAACAGCAGGAACAATTGACCGGGATATTGAAATTAAATTCACGTTAGGCAATGTACCAATGTCAATTGATGTGCAGAAAGACCAGATTGACAGATTGAAAGACTTGTATAAGGCGCTGCTTTATATTGCAGAGAAAACATATGAAAACAATATTATTTTGAATAAAGCGGAACAAAGTCTTGATAAAGCCGCAACCATTCTGCACAATTCACGAATCTCAGAAGCGAATACCGCCGATCAATACAAGGCATTGACTGAATTCAGTTTTGAATGGTTCAAAAACGCACGGGAACAATACCACGAAAAAGACTTTGGCAGGATTTTTGAGAAGTATATTAATAACTAG
- a CDS encoding MFS transporter, with amino-acid sequence MKQISVGIIPAPELPEAIANKLALKLETAFSMQIDNNISWNVEVVLDQLTGASGRSDEIIKRALALKAEHNWEYAICLTDMPIFSDKTVVLAEGDDGKGVAQISIPAFGAFPLKTRVKKAIIQMVGELYFRINGHGTYVNSDIVERNNKQLMKSERKFSPVKKVLPDNEDADLRFIVRPRIHGLFRLIAGMTYANRPWRIIPAFKRVVAVAFATGAYGLVFTTLWNISAAYGGLQFTLLTLIAIAGMVIWIIFAHNLWEKHNAKTSRKLTMLYNMVTVVTLTSSVIVYYAVLYILFLFAVVFFVPPDLFVHTVGIKDNNIHEHFIQLAWLVTSVAVIAGAMGSGLENDKTVRKIMYGHRQWQRYKEMEHNDDFLKE; translated from the coding sequence ATGAAACAAATTTCAGTCGGTATTATACCAGCTCCTGAATTACCGGAAGCAATTGCCAATAAACTGGCTCTAAAATTGGAGACGGCTTTTTCCATGCAAATTGATAATAATATTTCCTGGAATGTGGAAGTTGTGCTTGATCAGCTCACCGGTGCATCGGGTAGAAGCGACGAAATCATAAAAAGGGCTTTAGCATTAAAAGCGGAACATAATTGGGAATACGCAATATGCCTGACAGATATGCCTATATTCTCTGATAAGACGGTTGTTCTTGCAGAGGGTGACGATGGGAAAGGGGTAGCGCAAATTTCCATTCCTGCATTCGGTGCATTTCCGCTGAAGACCCGAGTGAAAAAAGCTATTATACAAATGGTGGGTGAGTTGTATTTCCGGATAAATGGTCACGGAACATATGTGAATAGTGACATCGTTGAACGAAATAATAAACAGCTGATGAAAAGTGAACGAAAGTTTTCGCCTGTGAAAAAAGTTTTACCTGATAACGAAGATGCGGATTTGCGTTTTATTGTGAGACCAAGAATCCATGGTCTTTTCCGCTTAATCGCAGGAATGACATATGCCAACCGTCCATGGAGAATCATTCCGGCATTTAAACGTGTGGTGGCGGTCGCATTTGCAACAGGTGCGTATGGTCTGGTGTTTACAACCCTTTGGAACATCAGCGCGGCATATGGCGGTTTGCAGTTTACGTTGCTAACGCTGATCGCTATCGCGGGAATGGTCATATGGATCATTTTTGCTCATAATTTATGGGAAAAACACAACGCTAAAACGAGCAGGAAATTAACGATGCTTTACAACATGGTCACGGTGGTCACATTAACAAGCTCAGTCATCGTATATTATGCGGTGCTCTATATATTATTTCTGTTTGCAGTTGTCTTTTTTGTTCCGCCTGATTTATTTGTCCATACAGTGGGCATCAAGGATAATAATATTCATGAGCATTTTATTCAGCTGGCATGGCTTGTTACATCCGTTGCGGTGATTGCAGGTGCAATGGGATCCGGTCTTGAAAATGATAAGACAGTCCGGAAAATCATGTACGGTCATCGCCAATGGCAGCGATACAAGGAGATGGAACATAATGATGACTTTTTAAAGGAATGA
- the coaW gene encoding type II pantothenate kinase codes for MDRIKAGIDAGGTLIKIVYEKNGIINYRSFRSIEIEDAVEWLTNRFDHVDVCVTGGKSKVLKDKWTAEVKTVVEFDATAKGIEFLAKQHEFVLDAPYLFVNAGTGTSIHYVSDHKQVRIGGSGIGGGTLVGLSQLVTGIKDYETIVQLAIEGDRDKVDLKVKDIFEGALPPISGDLTASNFGSTAKMLANRPANKDVLASIIGMIGEVIVSITTPMTVQYDVDTVVYIGSTFRSNPLLQETVSKYTTMLEKNPIFLPDGEYSGAVGAMLALD; via the coding sequence ATGGACAGGATAAAAGCAGGTATTGACGCTGGCGGGACACTTATAAAGATTGTATATGAGAAAAATGGAATTATAAATTATCGGTCGTTTCGATCAATTGAAATAGAAGATGCTGTTGAATGGCTGACTAATCGATTTGATCATGTGGATGTGTGTGTAACCGGTGGGAAAAGTAAAGTGCTCAAGGATAAATGGACAGCAGAAGTAAAAACCGTAGTTGAATTTGATGCGACTGCAAAGGGTATTGAGTTTCTGGCGAAGCAGCATGAATTTGTACTTGACGCCCCGTATTTGTTCGTCAACGCCGGGACTGGTACGTCAATACATTATGTCAGTGACCACAAGCAGGTGCGGATTGGCGGTTCTGGCATTGGTGGCGGTACACTTGTTGGACTTTCTCAGCTAGTAACTGGCATTAAAGACTATGAAACTATCGTTCAGCTTGCCATAGAGGGCGACAGAGACAAAGTGGATCTCAAAGTAAAAGATATCTTTGAAGGTGCACTTCCCCCAATTTCGGGTGATCTGACCGCAAGCAACTTTGGCAGTACAGCGAAAATGTTGGCAAACAGACCTGCCAATAAGGATGTATTAGCATCGATTATTGGAATGATTGGGGAAGTGATTGTGTCCATCACCACCCCGATGACAGTCCAATATGATGTCGATACTGTTGTATATATCGGATCAACGTTTCGCTCGAATCCGCTTTTACAAGAAACCGTCAGCAAATATACCACCATGCTCGAAAAGAACCCTATATTCCTGCCCGATGGTGAATATAGCGGTGCTGTAGGTGCAATGCTGGCACTTGATTGA
- a CDS encoding catalase: protein MEDENQTNVENEDTLTTRQGHPVTNNQSIRTIGNRGPATLENYDFIEKISHFDREKVPERIVHARGAGAHGYFETYGTVGDDPVSKYTRAKVFQEKGKQTPLFVRFSTVVHGRHSPETVRDPRGFAIKFYTEDGNWDLVGNNLKIFFIRDAMKFPDMIHAFRPDPVTNIQDSQRFFDFCSSSPESFHMVTFVYSPWGIPANYRMMQGSGVNTYKWVNKDGEAVLVKYHWEPKQGIKNLTVKEASEIQATNFNHATQDLYDAIEKGDYPEWELFVQIMSDDEHSELDFDPLDDTKLWPEDQFPWLPVGKMVLNKNPEDFFTEVEQATFGTGVLVDGLDFSDDKMLQGRTFSYSDTQRYRVGANHLQLPINAAKKRVATNQAGGQMRYEPENANGKNPHINYEPSTLDGLKEAKQTGKEYTPKVEGNLVRETIDRQSNTKQAGETYRGFEDWEKDELISNLVGDLSACDKRIQEKMVALAEEADDEYGRRLKEGLEHAENTGSSKNPLGNKDSEKAPEEAVDKGHDAERY, encoded by the coding sequence ATGGAAGATGAAAATCAGACAAATGTGGAAAATGAAGACACTTTGACTACGAGACAAGGGCACCCGGTTACCAACAACCAGAGCATCCGAACGATTGGAAACCGCGGGCCCGCTACATTGGAGAATTATGATTTTATCGAAAAGATAAGTCACTTTGACAGAGAAAAAGTACCGGAGCGGATTGTTCACGCACGCGGTGCCGGTGCACATGGTTATTTTGAGACTTATGGAACCGTGGGAGACGACCCTGTTTCCAAATATACAAGGGCTAAAGTTTTTCAGGAAAAAGGAAAACAAACACCACTTTTTGTACGTTTCTCAACGGTTGTACATGGACGGCATTCTCCGGAAACAGTCCGTGATCCGCGCGGGTTTGCAATCAAATTTTATACAGAAGACGGAAATTGGGATTTGGTGGGAAATAATCTGAAAATATTTTTTATCCGTGATGCCATGAAATTTCCGGATATGATTCATGCATTCAGACCCGATCCGGTCACTAACATCCAGGACAGTCAACGATTTTTCGATTTTTGTTCCAGCTCTCCGGAATCGTTTCATATGGTTACATTTGTGTACTCACCATGGGGGATCCCTGCCAACTACCGCATGATGCAAGGATCCGGTGTCAATACATACAAATGGGTAAACAAAGACGGAGAAGCTGTGCTTGTCAAGTATCATTGGGAGCCCAAGCAAGGCATAAAAAATCTGACGGTCAAAGAGGCAAGCGAGATACAAGCTACAAACTTTAATCATGCAACACAGGACTTGTATGATGCGATTGAAAAGGGCGATTATCCGGAATGGGAATTGTTTGTTCAGATTATGAGCGATGATGAGCATTCTGAGCTGGATTTTGACCCGCTTGATGATACAAAGCTATGGCCGGAAGATCAATTTCCATGGCTGCCTGTCGGAAAAATGGTGTTGAATAAAAACCCGGAAGACTTCTTTACGGAAGTAGAGCAGGCAACATTTGGGACAGGTGTTTTAGTAGATGGCCTGGATTTTTCCGACGATAAAATGCTGCAGGGAAGAACATTCTCCTATTCGGATACGCAACGTTATCGTGTCGGGGCAAATCATTTACAATTACCGATTAATGCTGCCAAGAAGCGGGTAGCGACCAACCAGGCAGGAGGTCAAATGCGATATGAACCGGAAAACGCCAATGGAAAAAATCCACATATAAATTATGAACCTTCCACACTCGATGGTCTGAAAGAGGCTAAACAGACCGGGAAAGAATACACACCGAAAGTAGAAGGTAATCTTGTCCGGGAAACCATTGACCGTCAAAGCAACACGAAACAGGCAGGTGAAACGTACCGCGGATTTGAAGACTGGGAAAAGGACGAATTGATTTCCAATCTTGTCGGTGACCTTTCCGCATGTGATAAGCGTATACAGGAAAAAATGGTTGCCCTTGCTGAAGAAGCTGATGACGAATATGGCCGTCGTCTCAAAGAAGGACTGGAACATGCAGAAAATACCGGTTCCAGCAAAAACCCGCTCGGCAACAAAGACAGTGAAAAAGCACCCGAAGAAGCTGTTGACAAAGGACATGACGCGGAAAGATATTAA
- a CDS encoding ABC transporter permease yields the protein MMFFKLIRNEWMKLFNKVSTYVMCGLVILGIAATAIFTMYNQQDEKLPDEKQWRTELTQENKEFAKQEKETNNPYLESYAVNQRAINDYRLEHGISPYEKENAWTYMDRNMNLVQLIGAFVIIVGASIVSQEFKTGTIKLLLVRSASRIQILAAKFVTSILFGLFLLLVLFVVSFAVGGLLFGFDGASTHLSASGGEVYEWSRTLYLGVSYLSSSVTLLMLTALAFMISSIFRSEAIAIAVSIVLLFIGSMATNMLAFVTDWAKYSLFANTNLNLYFEGGPIVEGMTLSFSIIMLVIYLAVFLSLSFFIFKKRDVSI from the coding sequence ATGATGTTTTTTAAATTGATTCGTAATGAATGGATGAAATTATTCAATAAAGTGAGCACATACGTTATGTGCGGACTGGTGATCCTGGGGATTGCTGCCACTGCGATTTTTACAATGTACAATCAGCAGGATGAAAAACTGCCGGATGAGAAGCAATGGCGTACTGAATTGACACAGGAAAACAAGGAATTCGCCAAGCAGGAAAAAGAAACGAATAACCCTTACTTGGAGAGTTATGCAGTCAATCAGCGGGCAATTAATGATTACAGACTGGAACATGGTATTTCCCCATATGAAAAGGAAAATGCCTGGACATACATGGACAGAAATATGAATCTGGTACAGCTGATTGGTGCATTCGTCATCATCGTCGGGGCATCAATCGTTTCACAGGAATTCAAAACCGGAACAATCAAGTTACTGCTTGTCCGATCTGCATCAAGAATTCAAATACTTGCGGCCAAATTCGTAACTTCCATCTTGTTCGGTCTGTTTTTGCTGCTTGTGCTGTTTGTGGTTTCATTTGCGGTTGGCGGCCTCTTATTCGGGTTTGACGGTGCATCCACACATTTATCGGCAAGCGGCGGAGAAGTATACGAATGGTCACGGACACTGTATCTTGGTGTAAGTTATTTATCAAGCAGTGTAACCTTACTGATGCTCACAGCGCTTGCTTTCATGATTTCCAGTATTTTTAGAAGTGAAGCCATTGCAATTGCTGTTTCTATTGTGCTCCTGTTTATCGGTTCAATGGCAACTAACATGCTGGCATTTGTGACGGATTGGGCAAAATATTCTTTGTTTGCCAATACTAATTTGAATTTATATTTTGAGGGCGGCCCGATTGTTGAAGGGATGACATTGTCCTTTTCGATTATTATGCTGGTTATCTATCTGGCTGTATTTTTGTCCTTGTCATTTTTTATTTTCAAAAAACGGGATGTCAGTATTTAA
- a CDS encoding O-acetyl-ADP-ribose deacetylase, whose translation MRVKWNGNELELITGDITKQATDAIVNAANGSLMGGGGVDGAIHRGAGSGLLEECRIIRNETLNGNRLSAGKAVITSGYNLPARYVIHTVGPIWQNHNGQEQELLANCYRNSLDLASEHGLTSISFPSVSTGVYKFPIELAADVAIGTIQEFLEVNHFGKVIMTLFSEADYDIYKQAVQKRTGM comes from the coding sequence ATGCGTGTGAAATGGAACGGAAATGAACTGGAACTGATAACCGGTGACATTACGAAACAAGCGACCGACGCAATCGTTAATGCGGCAAATGGTTCTCTTATGGGTGGCGGCGGTGTGGACGGAGCCATTCATCGGGGGGCCGGAAGCGGCTTGCTTGAGGAATGCAGGATTATCCGAAATGAAACGCTGAACGGCAATCGTCTTTCTGCCGGAAAAGCGGTGATCACAAGCGGTTACAACCTTCCCGCCAGATATGTAATTCATACGGTGGGTCCGATTTGGCAGAATCATAATGGTCAGGAACAAGAGCTGCTTGCCAATTGTTACCGAAATTCGCTCGATTTAGCCAGTGAGCATGGCCTGACAAGTATTTCGTTTCCATCTGTATCAACAGGTGTGTATAAATTTCCGATTGAACTTGCGGCAGATGTGGCAATCGGGACGATACAGGAATTTCTCGAGGTGAACCATTTTGGAAAAGTTATCATGACATTGTTCTCTGAAGCTGATTATGACATTTATAAACAAGCGGTGCAGAAGCGAACCGGAATGTAA
- a CDS encoding FUSC family protein translates to MKQFDTIHHWTGRLIAADPGHSRLKGATKTTASLILSIVTTLLVLHVTGNVFIIPVIISGMVGMMGTVIVMDDTLQERKVTTPLIGVSAAFGITVGSFLAEKSIVIDGLMMLIIFGSFYFSKFGSRYFSLGQIAFMTIYFGVVMKLPLEQLPMVYTGILIGVTYAYLFNFKLFQDSAPALKKSMRSFHIQTNLTFNILIQGILEKDLNSKRRKSIENNVRKLRIYARTVSGNLHKEDIQKLWPGLTQSQLRTYVFDTGMLIETLTESFQKLKKADALEIVELRRLLAWVMTALRDADINSDQHNLEEAELAIQALRNVIDELKHQQEEPMKWIFLIRRIESIAIHIVEGGKSIQQGIKGGIAPKDAEDSKEEETDSHVKKDEKTPGEFSPAAKKAIQALIAGNIAIIVGKFISPIQPYWVLLTAFICLLGTESIGRTYRKGFQRTSGTIIGAAIGFFMANLFGGNTIPELIILFLVVFLSNYTATVSYTLMSAFITMMIAFMYDMLLGGVGLSLIWARIIDTVAGAAIAYTVSFIIFPKRTREKVAEVSDSYLAELKPFLISYIKRFHEEVSVKELTSQAFTIDNKLQMIEDQAQPLLKKTEAHKQSKIAEWVAIFTSINYYARQLIASSYRKDFDFPDELTTTFQQMEVKLEHNIDTLSSLINGERQGATVYMLDEERKQLEQLAPDHKQDQYDLIHHVYYIWRINQSIMKLGTDLGASRT, encoded by the coding sequence ATGAAACAGTTTGACACTATACATCACTGGACAGGCAGGCTGATTGCAGCTGATCCCGGGCACTCACGCTTAAAAGGTGCAACAAAAACTACCGCAAGCCTAATCCTGTCGATTGTTACAACATTGCTTGTTTTGCATGTAACTGGAAATGTATTCATTATTCCTGTCATTATTTCCGGCATGGTTGGCATGATGGGCACTGTCATTGTCATGGACGATACATTACAGGAAAGAAAAGTGACCACCCCATTAATTGGTGTATCTGCTGCGTTCGGCATCACAGTCGGATCTTTCCTCGCTGAAAAATCCATCGTGATTGACGGACTTATGATGCTCATTATTTTCGGAAGCTTTTACTTTTCTAAATTCGGAAGCAGGTACTTTTCGCTTGGACAAATTGCTTTTATGACAATCTATTTTGGGGTCGTCATGAAATTGCCGCTGGAACAATTGCCTATGGTATACACGGGCATTCTGATTGGGGTCACGTATGCCTACTTGTTCAACTTCAAACTGTTTCAGGATTCAGCACCTGCATTAAAAAAGAGTATGCGCTCATTTCACATCCAGACGAATCTCACCTTCAATATTCTAATCCAGGGCATCCTTGAAAAAGATCTGAATTCAAAGCGCCGCAAAAGTATTGAGAATAACGTCAGAAAACTGCGTATCTATGCGAGAACAGTATCCGGAAACCTGCACAAAGAAGATATACAAAAGCTATGGCCGGGCCTGACACAATCCCAATTACGCACATACGTATTTGATACGGGTATGTTGATTGAAACACTGACAGAATCATTTCAAAAACTGAAAAAAGCGGATGCACTTGAAATCGTAGAATTGAGACGGCTGCTTGCATGGGTGATGACCGCCCTCCGTGATGCAGATATTAATTCTGACCAGCATAATCTGGAAGAGGCCGAATTGGCAATTCAGGCGCTGCGAAATGTAATCGATGAACTAAAACACCAGCAGGAAGAGCCCATGAAATGGATTTTTCTGATCAGGCGAATTGAATCGATTGCTATTCATATTGTGGAAGGCGGAAAGTCAATTCAGCAGGGAATCAAAGGTGGAATTGCACCCAAGGACGCAGAAGATTCAAAAGAAGAAGAAACGGACAGTCATGTAAAGAAAGACGAGAAGACACCAGGTGAATTTTCACCGGCTGCCAAAAAGGCTATTCAGGCACTGATTGCGGGCAATATCGCTATTATTGTCGGGAAATTCATTTCACCTATTCAACCATATTGGGTGCTGCTGACGGCATTTATTTGTCTGCTTGGCACGGAATCAATCGGCAGGACATACAGGAAAGGGTTTCAACGTACATCCGGGACGATTATCGGTGCTGCAATCGGCTTTTTCATGGCAAATTTATTTGGAGGCAATACAATTCCTGAATTGATTATCCTGTTTCTGGTTGTATTTCTGTCTAATTATACGGCTACAGTATCTTATACCCTGATGAGTGCATTCATCACCATGATGATCGCATTCATGTATGACATGCTTCTTGGCGGGGTTGGACTTTCCCTTATTTGGGCAAGAATCATCGATACGGTTGCAGGGGCGGCAATTGCTTATACAGTATCCTTCATTATTTTTCCAAAGCGAACAAGGGAAAAGGTTGCCGAGGTATCGGACAGCTACCTTGCGGAACTGAAACCATTTCTGATCAGCTATATTAAACGATTTCATGAGGAAGTCAGCGTAAAAGAACTTACCTCCCAGGCATTCACAATCGATAACAAATTACAGATGATAGAGGATCAGGCCCAGCCGCTCCTGAAAAAAACGGAGGCCCACAAGCAGTCCAAAATCGCTGAATGGGTGGCCATCTTCACATCCATCAACTATTATGCAAGACAGCTTATAGCTTCATCATATCGGAAGGATTTTGACTTTCCGGATGAATTGACCACCACATTTCAACAAATGGAAGTGAAATTGGAACATAACATTGATACGCTTAGCTCTCTCATTAATGGGGAAAGGCAAGGCGCAACTGTTTATATGCTTGATGAAGAACGTAAACAACTGGAGCAGCTTGCCCCGGACCATAAACAAGACCAGTATGACTTGATTCACCATGTGTATTATATTTGGCGCATCAACCAGTCAATTATGAAGCTGGGGACGGATCTCGGAGCCTCCAGAACTTAA